The Apium graveolens cultivar Ventura chromosome 6, ASM990537v1, whole genome shotgun sequence genome contains a region encoding:
- the LOC141665484 gene encoding uncharacterized protein LOC141665484 produces the protein MLCPCKNCRNGKWHTQDLIYDHLICHGPCPLYANWICEVSSKDHRIDIERAENMGFEDSFTFGDNLDEMFHRTNDTTGPNDDAKKFYGHLEEGKQPLYPGCKKFSRLSFIIRLYSLKCIHGISESGFGDLLELIKDAFSEAHIPLSFNAAKNVIKDLGLDYQRIHASPNNCMLFWAENEKEENCKTCGASRWVVVEKKGVVDNNEKKLIHKVPANVMRYFPLKKRLQRMFMSKELSGLMLWHAKGRKKDGKLRQPADVEAWKALDARYP, from the coding sequence ATGTTGTGCCCTTGCAAGAATTGTAGAAATGGAAAGtggcatactcaagatcttattTATGATCATCTTATTTGTCATGGCCCTTGTCCATTGTATGCGAATTGGATTTGTGAGGTTTCGAGCAAAGATCATAGGATAGATATTGAACGGGCAGAAAATATGGGTTTTGAAGATTCCTTTACCTTCGGAGATAATTTGGACGAGATGTTCCATCGTACTAATGATACTACTGGACCGAATGATGATGCCAAAAAATTTTATGGCCATCTTGAAGAAGGAAAGCAGCCCTTATATCCGGGCTGCAAAAAATTTTCCCGCTTAAGTTTTATCATTAGGCTGTACTCTTTAAAGTGCATTCATGGGATTTCGGAGTCGGGTTTCGGGGATTTATTAGAGCTGATAAAAGATGCTTTTTCAGAAGCACACATTCCTTTGTCTTTTAATGCGGCAAAGAATGTTATTAAAGATTTAGGGCTCGATTATCAAAGGATACACGCCAGCCCCAATAATTGTATGCTGTTTTGGGctgaaaatgaaaaagaagaaaattgtAAAACTTGCGGTGCTTCAAGGTGGGTCGTAGTGGAAAAAAAAGGCGTCGTGGACAATAATGAGAAGAAGTTAATTCACAAGGTCCCGGCAAACGTGATGCGCTACTTTCCACTCAAAAAAAGGTTGCAACGCATGTTTATGAGCAAAGAGTTATCAGGACTGATGTTATGGCATGCAAAAGGTCGAAAAAAGGACGGCAAACTTCGACAACCCGCTGATGTAGAGGCTTGGAAGGCATTGGATGCTCGTTATCCTTAA